The Sesamum indicum cultivar Zhongzhi No. 13 linkage group LG6, S_indicum_v1.0, whole genome shotgun sequence genomic interval ACACATGCCtcatttttggatttcttgaaattatggtAAGAAAGTGAGagatttctttttcctagttaTGCACTAGTGTCGAGTTTCGTTACAGACTAGTGTCCGTTTTGGTTTCACAGGGACTACTAATGGTGACCATCCAAGCAAATTCCAAGACACTGCAGCCTGATTCCTGCAACAAACCGAGCTGTATAAAGGGCGGTGAGGCCATCATGTTTTATACCTCTTTGTGTGTGTTGGCTTTAGGCTGCGGTGGGGTTAAGGGATCTATTGCTGCGCTTGGAGCGGATCAGTTTGATCGGAAGGACCTGAAGGGAGCAAAGGCTCTTGCAAGCTATTTCAACTATTTTCAGTTTAGTACAACTGTAGGATCATTGATAGGAGTGACATTAGTTGTTTGGATTGCACTGAATAAAGGCTGGCACTGGGCATTCTTCACCGGTTTTGCAGCCGCATTCATTGGTTTCGTCGTTCTTGCACTCGGGAAGAACTTCTATTTATTCCAACCATTAGCAGATAGCCCCATTATTAGGTTATCACAGGTCTGTTTCATGCTAACTCACTCCACTGACCAAACGCTGGGCTTGTAGAATGAAAAAGTGTAATATTTCTAGTGTATTTCAGGTCATTTTGGCAGCAGTACACAACAGGCACTTGAAGTTGCCTGAGAACTCTGATGAATTGCATGAAATTGATGATAAAGAAAGAGATGCCTCTGAAGATAAGCTTCTGCACACCAACCAGTTCAGGTATGTAATATCCTTACCACTGCTACAATGTTAAGATTCAAGAACTAACTGTGAGCGTAAAATCGGAAAAAGACACAAGATTTACGTTGTTCGTccagaaaaatggataatgcAACAGGGTATGTGCATGTTCTCATGTCAAGTTCTTAAACCAGGTTCCTCGACAAAGCTGCAGTTCTTTGGGACGGGACGAGCACCGGCCAGCCAGGGAGAGTATGCACAGTGACACAAGTCGAAGAAGTCAAGATACTGATAAGGATGCTGCCCATCTTTGCCAGCACAATCATAATGAACACATGCTTGGCTCAATTGCAGACCTTCTCAGTACTCCAAGGATACTCCATGGAACCTCACTTGGCCACACTAAACATCCCCACTGCTTCAATCCCGGTAATCCCTTTACTCTTCATGGCCATTCTCCTTCCACTGTATGAGTTCTTCTTCATCCCATTCGCACGCAAGATCACAGGCCATCCAAGCGGCATAACTCAGCTCCAACGTGTAGGCATCGGCCTCATCCTCTCTGTTGCCTCAATGGGAATAGCCGGTGTTGTTGAGGTGAAACGAAGGGATCAAGCTCTGAAGCATCCAGACA includes:
- the LOC105163958 gene encoding protein NRT1/ PTR FAMILY 4.6-like, producing MIYNETKRRGGFKACTFIFVLGALENIGFVANMSIMVLYFHRALFFDVSHSANTLTNFLGSTFLLTVLGGFISDTYLNRLHTCLIFGFLEIMGLLMVTIQANSKTLQPDSCNKPSCIKGGEAIMFYTSLCVLALGCGGVKGSIAALGADQFDRKDLKGAKALASYFNYFQFSTTVGSLIGVTLVVWIALNKGWHWAFFTGFAAAFIGFVVLALGKNFYLFQPLADSPIIRLSQVILAAVHNRHLKLPENSDELHEIDDKERDASEDKLLHTNQFRFLDKAAVLWDGTSTGQPGRVCTVTQVEEVKILIRMLPIFASTIIMNTCLAQLQTFSVLQGYSMEPHLATLNIPTASIPVIPLLFMAILLPLYEFFFIPFARKITGHPSGITQLQRVGIGLILSVASMGIAGVVEVKRRDQALKHPDKPISLFWLSFQYGVFGVADMFAMVGLMEFFYKEAPSGMRSLATSFALLSLSFGYFLSTAFVNIVNAVTEKVAANKQGWLQAAHLEHNKLDYFYWFLGILSGLNFVNYLFWASWYKYRSDHVKDSAQNLG